The following nucleotide sequence is from Halogeometricum borinquense DSM 11551.
ACCAACTCAAGCGACGGCTCCGGTGGGATGACCCACTCTTTCTGCGCGATGAACTCCTTTAGCATATCGTTCTGGAGGGTGCCGCGAATCTCCTCTCGCGGAACGCCCTGCTGGTCTGCAAGGGCGATGTACATCGCGTAGATAACCGGCGCGGAAGGGTTGATAGTAAAGGACGTTGATACTTCCCCGACGTCGATGCCGTCGAACAGAATCTCCATGTCGCGGAGAGTATCGACGGCGACGCCCTCCTTGCCGACCTCACCGTCAGCAAGCGGGTCGTCGGAGTCTTTTCCCATCAGCGAAGGCATATCGAACGCCGTCGAGAGGCCCGTCTGACCCTCGTCGATGAGGTAGTGAAATCGTTCGTTCGTCTCTTCTGCGGTACCGAACCCGGCGAACTGTCGCATCGTCCACGTCCGGCCACGGTACATCGTCGGATACGGCCCGCGGGTGAACGGGTACTCGCCGGGGAACCCGAGATCTTCCTCGAAGTCGAGGTCCGCCACGTCGTTCGGCGTGTACAAATCATCGACCTCGAGGTTTGAAATGGTTGCAAACCGGTCTTTCCGCTCGCCGAACCGGTTTCGTACTGGGTCGCGTGTTTCCGATTCCCACTCCTCACGAGACTCACGGATGTCCGCGAGTTCGTCCTCGTCGTACATAGCCCGGGATTTGCCGGGCAAATGATTAAGGATTCGGGTGCCGGCACAACTGTCAGACAATTGAAAGTCGAACGAACAGACCAGTTATTTTGGTCCAAGTATTAGCCGGGCGCATGTGTGATCAACGACCCGCAGACGATGGAAACACGTTCCGACGACGACACTTTCTGCTTGCCAGCGCGGGCGTCGGAGCGGCGTCTCTCGCGGGATGTCTTGGGGGCAACGAGGGTGGCGGCGACGGAGGGCAGACGACAGCACCCACAGCGGTCACGATACCGGAGGGTTCGACCTGCGAAGTGTGTGGGATGAACATCCGACAGAATCCCGGACCGATAACGGAAATCTTCTACCAAGACAAGCAACCGAACGGCCACGACAACCCCGCACGCTTCGACAGCGTGTGGGAAGCGTACCAGTACGAGTTCGAAAAGGACGACGCCGGATGGACGGACGTGGCCTTCTACGTCACCGACTACTCGTCCGTCGAGTACCGGACGTTCGAGGAAGGCGGCGACACCTTCATTTCGAGCAACTACGAGTCGTCGGCGTTCGTCCCGGCCACCGAGGTCACGTACGTCGTTGACTCGTCGGTAAAGGGGGCGATGGGCCGTGATCTCGTCCCCTTCTCGAAGGCGTCGGACGCGGAGTCGTTCCAGTCAGAGTTCGGCGGATCGCTGGCGACACACGATGAAGTGACTCCTGAGGTCATTGCTGGAATCGGTCAGTGATGGCGCTCCTGACGCCAGCGGAGACGCGATGGGTAGTGGGCGTGGTGGCCGTTATCCTCCTTCTTGCTAGCGTCTCGTTCGTCTTAACGCCGGTTAGCGGCGAGCAGTTGCAACCCGTCAACTACGAAGATACGGTGGACATGGGTGGAACTGGCGTTGACCTCCGCCGGGCCGAAGCCGAGGGATTCGTCCTTCCGCGCTCGGAGGTGTTTTTCTCCGGCTACCGGTATGTCGTCGGCTACGGCGGTGTCGATACCGCGGCGAGCGAACTGGCCGACCCCAGCACGCGGCGGCAGTTCGGGCGTCCGCTGGCCGTCTACGTCTCGGACTTTTCGACGATTTCCCCGACGCTGTCTGAGGACGGATTCGTCGTTCCCGAACAGGGCCGCGCCGTCGGGTGGACAGCGGCAGAATCAGCCCACTTCGTCGTCGGAAGTGAGGCCCGCGTCCCCTCAGGACCGGCGGTACTTCCGTTCTCGAAGCGGCAGGATGCAACACAGTTTGCGGCGGCCAACGGCGGCGACGTGGTGGACTGGAAAACGCTTCAGTCCCGCGTCGGTGACCCACTGCAGAACCGACTCGCGCGGTTCGAGCGCGAGGAGACCACACGGCGAACGTGGGCAAACGAGACGGTAGCGACGGCCGACGAGCGTCTGGACCGACCGCGCTCGGTCGTCGTCGGAGAAGACGCCCCAACTGTTGCCGCCGCTGTCGAAGCGGCACCAGCGAACACCACCGTCTTCCTCCCGGCGGGGACGTACCGCGTCGATTCGGTCGTCGTCAACCGCTCTGTGACCATCGCCGGTGCGGGACCACAAACGGTTATTCGCGGTGACGGAAACGGGACTGTCTTCCACCTCCGCGCGGACGGCGCGGCAGTGACCGACCTCCGGATTACGGGCGTCGGCGACGTGGGGAGTCGCGGGTTCGACCGGCGAAACGAGACGCTAAACTGGGATACGACGGTCCAGTTAGCGTACGGGTACGGCGATGCCGCGATAGTTTTAGACGATGCCGACCGCGGCGTCGTAGCCGACGTAACGATAGACACACCAGCAAGCGGCGTTATCGTCCGTCACAGTAACGAATCGGTGCTACGGAATCTGACCGTCAACGGAGCCGACACCGCCTCAGAGGGGTTTATGGGTGCCATCCTCATCGGAGCGCGGAGCGTGGTGGAAGAATCGACGTTCTACGACGGCCGCGACGGCGTCTACACGCACCGCGCCGACGGGAGTGTCGTCAGAGAGAACCAGTTTGCACCCGGCAGATACGGCGTTCACGAGATGTACACCTCGGAAACACTCGTCACAGACAACGTCGTGCGCGACGCGCAAATGGGCATCATCGTGATGACCCGACCGACAAATAACCTCATCGTCGGCAACGAAGTCAGAGACAGCGAGTTCGGCATCGTCCCCGCCGGAGGCGACTCCTACTACGCCGAAAACGTCGTCGTCGGCAACGAGTACGGCCTACAAGTCGCTGGCGACCGGAACACGTTCGCCGCAAACGTCGTCGTCGGCAACGACGTTGGACTCCGAGCGACGGATATTCTCCCGTCGAACTGGGTCGTACGAAACGACGTGGTAGCGAACGCCCGCCGGGTTGCGTCAAACCTCGGCCCGCTTCGAACGTGGACGCATCACGGTGTCGGCAACTACTGGGGTGCGCTTCCTCTCCCCGATGCCGACGGCGACGGCGTTTACGACCGCGCGTACCAACCGTCTGGTTCAGTCGATGCCCGTCTCGGTGAGACGCCGGGAACGACAACGCTGGCCCAGTCTCCCGCCGCCGCGACGCTCCGCCGCGTCCGGGACGTTGTCTCCGGACTCCGACAGACGGGCGTCGTCGATACGGCGGCGCGAACCCGACCGTTCGACCCTGAGGCGGTGGTTGAAGCGATGAATGCGACAGAGACGACGAATAGCACCGTGATCGATGCAGCGGACACCAGCCAGCAGACCGGAGGTGCATCAGCGTGACTAACAGTGTGAAGGACGAATACGCACAGAACGACACGGCGGCCAGCGACGGTGAGAGTGGATCAAACGACGAACGCGGTTCCGACGCGGGCCACGTCGAAGCAACCAACGCGACTACTGCACTCCGCGCCAACAACATCTCCCGGTCGTTCGGCGACGTTTCGGTGTTCTCGAATCTCTCGTTCGGCGTGGAACGAGGGGAAGTGTTCTCTTTGGTCGGCCCGAACGGGTCCGGAAAATCGACGCTACTCGAAGTCCTTGCGGGCGTCCGGCCGACCAGTACCGGATCAGTGACGGTGTCACAACGCGAAGACGGGGTCCGTGAAGTGGGTTACCTACCGCAACGGCCCAGTTTCCGCGACGGATTCACCGCGCGCGACACCCTCGACTTCTACGCGCGCTTTCTCGACGGTGTCGGCGACGACGAAGTAACAGAGACGCTCGAACGGGTCGGACTCTCCGGCGTCGCAGACCGGTCGGTAGGGTCGCTGTCCGGCGGGATGACTCGCCTCCTCGGACTCGGACAGGCAGTGCTCGGTGACCCGGCGGTTCTCGTCCTCGACGAACCCGGCAGTGGACTCGACCCGGCGATGGTCGAACGACTGTTCGGTATCGTCGGCGAACTCGCTCAGTCGGGATCCGCCGTGGTCGTCGCATCGCACGAACTTCCGGCCATCGAGACGTACGCCGACACCGTCGCGGTCCTCGACGGCGGCGAGTTCGTCGCTCGCGGGACGCCTGAATCGCTTCTGTCACAGGCCGAAGCAGACACTCTGCCCGACGCGTTCCTCCGTCTCGTCGGGGCCGAAGCAGGGTCGGTCACAGTTCGCGCGGACGCCACCTCGCGGGAGGCTACTCGATGAACCGCGACTCGTTCGACTACCTGTTCGTCGTGGCGACGCGCGAACTCCGGACCGTCGCCCGAACGCCCGCACTCCTTGCGCTCGCTGCGGCGTTCACCGTCAGCATCGTGGGTGTCGCGTGGGCCGGATCCGGCGGCGGCGGCGGATTCGTCCCGCTGACGCTCGACCTCCTGACGTTCGTCGAGGTGCTCGTCCCGTTGCTCGCGTTCGCCTTCGGCTACCGAACTGTCGTCGAAGACAGGCTAACGGGCGAACTCGACGTGTTGCGAACGTACGACGTGAGTCGAATCGCATACGTCGGCGGCGTCTACGTCGGCCGCGGCGTTGCGCTGGTCGCCACTGTCGTCCTCGCGCTCGTCCTCGGTGGTGCGCTCGTTCCGCTGTTGACCGCCGACGTGCCGACGTTTCTCGCAATCAACACGGCAGCGGACTCGGCGCTTCGGTTCGTCCGATTCGTCGTCCTCGCGGCGGCGTTCACGTTAGTCGCACTCGCGGCGACGCTGGCTGTTTCCGCCGCGGCGCGGACCGTCCGGACGGCGTTCGCGCTGGCGGCCGTCCTCGCGGCGCTGTTCGTGCTCGGTATCGACACGACGCTCTTGGCTGGACTCGCCGCCGGCGTCGTGCCGGCCGAGGGCATCGCTGGACTCCTCGCACTGAGTCCGAACAGCGCGTTCAGAGGGCTCGTCCTCTCGTCAGCCGTCGGCGTCGTCGGCGGTGCCGAGGTCACCGCTGGAAGCCCACTCTGGAACGTCATCGGACTCCTCGTCTGGTGGGTCGGCAGTCTCGGGATCGCTGTGTGGCGTGTCTGGCCCGCCGTCGAAGACGTGACCAACTAAAACAGAACAGACGGATTCAGCCGAAGTTTTCTACTTTCGCGGCGTCGCTGTCGCCACCCGCAGCATCGATTGCCCCCTCGGCGGCCGCGACGAAGTCGCTGAATCCGTAGACGAACACCTGTTCTTCCGCCCCATCTGTTACAACGTCAGCGACGGCGTCAGTGATCTCGTCGTCGGTTATAACCACCGACGCACCCGCGTCACGGAGTTCATCCAGCCTCTCCTCGTGCGCGGGCGCGCTAGTCTGGTAGATAATGGCCACTTGGTTGCCGTCAGCGACGGCGGCTTCGCCGATGCCGACGGCGGGACCGATACCCGGACCGCCTGCGAGAACGACGGCGCGCGACTCGCCCTGATAGTAGCTCTGTCCGAACGGCCCGGAAACGTCGAGTGTGTCACCCGTATCGAGGTCCACGAGGAACTGACTGAACGGCCCGGCCTCCTCGGGGTCGATGCCGACAGTGACCTCGAACGTCCCCTCAACATCCGGCGAAGAGAGCGTATAGAATCGGCTGTACTCCTCCCCTTCGACCGCTGCGGAGAGCTTCACGAACTGGCCGGGGTCGGCCTCGAATCCATCAGGCGACTCGAATTCGATGGCGACCGTCTCGGGCCCAACGTCACGGACCGCGGCGACGGTGACTGTCGTATCCATACCCCTCGGTTCGAGGCCGGTGCCGAAGGGTCTTGTTATCACAACAACGGTGATACCAAGGGGGATTCGACGGGGGTGTGGGTAGGCCCATCATACAGATGAAGCGCAGTTGACGAACGCGTCATTATTTACGTGCGACGTGCAGAAACGCGTCGATGCCGAGTCGAGAAATGCCCGTACGGATGGGGAACGCGGGCATTTTCCCGAATTGAGTCGTTCATTGTTTTCAATGCCTTTCAGAAGGCTTTTCATCGGGCCATGGGTACGACCAACCCACATGCCTGCGGACTTCAACTGGGCCATCGGCGGGGAAGCCGGCGATGGTATCGACTCGACGGGGAAGATCTTCGCCCAGGCACTCTCTCGGGCTGGACGACACGTCTTCACCTCGAAGGACTTCGCGTCGCGCATCCGCGGTGGATACACGGCGTACAAAGTCCGAACAGCGGTGGATCCGGTGCAGAGCGTCGTCGATCGGCTCGACGTGCTCATCGCGCTGACCCCACGAACTATCGAGGAGAACCTCGACGAACTTCACGAGGGTTCTGTCATCATCTACGATGGTGAACGAACCACGATGGAGAACGTCGAGATTCCCGAGGGGATGATCGGGCTGGACGTTCCTCTCAAACGACTCGCCGAGGAAGCCGGTGGGGCCATCATGCGCAACGTCGTCGCACTCGGTGCGGCGTGCGAGGTCGCAGAGTTCCCCATCGAGAACCTCGACAGCGCACTGGAGAAACGCTTCGGATCGAAGGGTCAACAGCTCGTTGACAACAACAAGGAGGCGGCACGGAAAGGTCAAGACTACGTCGCCGACGAGTACGATCACGAGTTCGACTACGACCTCGAAACGACCGACGAGGACTACGTTCTCCTGAACGGCGACGAAGCCATCGGGATGGGCGCAATCGCGGCCGGCTGTAAGTTCTACGCCGGGTACCCCATCACGCCCGCGACGGACGTCATGGAGTACCTCACGGGTCGCATCGAGAACTTCGGCGGACACGTCGTTCAAGCCGAAGACGAACTCGCGGCAATCAACCTCGCACTTGGTGCGGCACGCGCGGGTGCGCGGTCGATGACTGCGACCTCCGGTCCGGGTATCGACCTGATGACCGAAACGTTCGGTCTGGTCGCCACCTCGGAGACGCCGCTCGTCATCGTGGACGTAATGCGCTCCGGTCCCTCGACCGGGATGCCGACGAAGCAAGAGCAGGGTGACCTGAACATGCTTCTGTACGGCGGTCACGGCGAGATTCCGCGCTTCGTTCTCGCACCGACGACGATTGCTGAGTGCTTCTGGAAGACTGTCGAAGCGTTCAACCTCGCCGAAAAGTACCAAACGCCCGTCTACCTCACGGCCGACCTCGCGATGGCGGTCACAGAGCAGACGTTCTCTCCGGAGATGTTCGACATGGACAAAGTCGAAATCGACCGCGGAAAGGTCGTCGACGAAGACACCATCTCCGAGTGGCAAAACGAGAAGGGGCAGTTCCAACCCCACGCCATCACCGAGGACGGCATCTCGCCGCGCGCGTTCCCCGGCACGGACGAGGGGGCGCACATGTCCACGGGTCTCGAACACGACGAACTCGGCCGTCGGACCGAAGACACGGACATGCGCATCGAACAGGTAGACAAACGTACTCGCAAAGTCGAGACGGCGAAGGCCGAAGAGGACTGGAGTCCGCGCGAGTTCGGAAACCCCGATGCCGACACGCTGGTCGTCTCGTGGGGATCGAACGAGGGTGCGATGATCGAGGCTATCGACTTCCTCGAAGAGGACGGCATCGACGTCCGGTTCCTCTCGATTCCGTACATGTTCCCGCGCTACGACCTAACCGAGGCATTCGAGGAAGCCGACGAAGTCATCGTGGTCGAGTGTAACGCCACGGGGCAGTTCGCCGACATCATCGAGCACGACACGCTTACACGCGTCAAGCGTGTGAACAAGTATAACGGCGTCCGATTCAAGGCGGACGAACTCGCAGCGGACATCAAAGAGACGCTGGAGGCCTAACCAATGAGCTCCGAAATCCGATTCACGGACTTCAAATCCGACAAGCAACCGACGTGGTGCCCCGGCTGTGGGGACTTCGGTACGATGAACGGGATGATGAAAGCGCTTGCGAACACGGGGAACGACCCCGACAATACGTTCGTCGTCGCCGGTATCGGCTGTTCCGGCAAGATCGGGACGTACATGCACTCGTACGCCCTCCACGGCGTCCACGGTCGTGCGCTCCCGGTCGGCGCAGGCGTCAAACTCGCCAACCCCGACCTCGAAGTGATGGTCGCGGGCGGCGACGGTGACGGCTACTCCATCGGTGCGGGCCACTTCGTCCACGCGGTTCGGCGCAACGTCGATATGACGTACGTCGTGATGGACAACCGTATCTACGGGCTGACGAAGGGGCAGGCGTCGCCGACCTCGCGCGAGGACTTCGAGACATCTACGACGCCCGAAGGGCCGCAGCAACCGCCAGTCAACCCGATGGCGCTCGCTCTCGCCGCGGGCGCGACGTTCATCGCACAGTCGTTCTCGACGGACGCGCGGCGACACGCCGAAATCGTGCAGAAGGCTATCGAACACGACGGCTTCGGATTCGTCAACGTGTTCAGTCCGTGCGTCACGTTCAACGACGTGGACACGTACGACTACTTCCGCGACTCGCTCGTGGACCTCGCCGAAGAAGACCACGACCCGACGGACTACGACGCCGCCAAAGAGGTCATCCTCGACGCGGACAAGGAGTTCCAGGGTGTCGTCTGGCAGGACGAAGCGTCGGTTCCCTACGACGAGAAACACGGCGTGACGGAGAACATGTCCGAGATCGGCGAGGGCGCACCTGAGGGTGCGATGGACCTCGTCCGCGAGTTCTACTGAACTGACAACCCGGACAGCCAACGCGGTTTCGTCTCTATTTCGTTTCTCTCACACGTCGACAGCGCAGTCGATAGCCGCCGTTCACGGCGGACAGAGACCGGATGCAGAAGAGTTCGGGAAGCAACCGGCGACGGTACGAAGGAAGGCGGCCGACTGTTACTTCTCGACGCGTTCGACAAACAGACGATAGCGGGTGCCACAGTCGAGACAGCGCGCATCCGGCGATTCGATGAGTTCCGTGACCAATACTTCACCGTACTCGCACTCCGGACAGTCGTAGACGAGCGAATCACCGGCGATACGGTGGGCGAACGCGTTCGTGTTTTCGGCGGTGAGTTTTGGCATATTTTGCCCCCAATTGTGTGTTACTCTGTGCCGTGGTAAAGCTATCGTCGCTGCCGACACGGCTCGTTCGTCAACTGATCCGCAAGCAGTTGTGTACCGTGCCGATGACATGACAGTATCATCCGATTCGCGTCCCTTCGAAAAAGGCAGAATAGTCGATTCAGGCGGGTGATACGGTTTGTTTTTATGATGGGACAGGCAACATGAGGTAACATGCCAGCGGAAGCCTACGACATGGTCGTCGTCGGTGGAGGCACGGCGGGAGCCTTCGCCGCGGCCACCGCGGCGTCGGAAGGGCTTGACGTCGTCCTCCTTGAACGAAAGTCAGAGGAGGAAGCGGGCCACATCGCCTGCGGTGACGCCATTAAGGGCACAAGCACCTTCCCCGACGTCATTGACCTTGACTATTTAAAAGAGGAGTCGTTTACTAACCAAAACATCACGCGTGCAGTGTTCGAGAATCCGCGCGGGGACGACCTCGACGTCCCGTTCCGCGGTGCCGGTGCGGTTGTAGACCGCAAGCGCTACGGCGAGGTTATTCTCGAAGAGGCGGACCGCCTCGGAACCGACATGCACTACGACACCGTCGTCCAAGACGTATCGCAGGACGACGACGGCCGCGTGACGGGCGTTCGTGCCAAACGAAACGGTGACGTGGTCGAGTACGAGGCTGACGTCACAATTGACGGCGCGGGCGCGCTCTCGATTCTCCAAGATAAGACGGACTTCTCGGGGACGACGTTCGATACGAACGTCTCGTACTCGCAGTTCTGTTCGGCCTACCGCGAGGTCATCGACGTTCCCGAGCCGGTCGATTACGACGATGCAATCGTGTTCAAGCCGACGGAAGAACTCGGCTATCTCTGGTACTTCCCGCGCAGTCCCACGGAGATAAACGCCGGTCTCGGCTTCCAGATGACCGAAGAACCGATGAAACTCGTCGATGACCTCAAGCGTGACCTCCGCAACCGACCCGAATTCGAAGGCGGGACGGTCACGGACAAACTCGGTGCGGCCCTCCCGACGCGCCGCCCCTACGATTCGGCCGTCGCTCCCGGATTTATCGCCGCCGGGGATTCTGCCGGTCACGTCAATCCGACCACCGGTGGCGGCATCCCCGGTGCGGCCAAGTCCGCCCATTGGGCAGCCAAGCACGCCGTTAAAGCCATCTCAGATGGCGACGTGAGCGAGGCGAGCCTCTGGGAGTACAACCGCGACGTGATGACCGACTTCGGCAAGCGCTTTGCCGCCGTCGATCTGTACAATATCTGGGGAATGGCACACGACGTAGACGAACTCGTCGAAATCGTTTCCTCGCTGCCGGGACAGCAACTTCTCGACTCGCTCAGTAAAGGCTCCTCGAGTATGGGGCTTGGTCTCCAACTGCAGACGCTCGTCAAGACGTTCGGCCACTGGGATGCGCTGTACGAACTCTACCGGGTTCGAAAACGAGCCAAAGAGATCACTACGATCTACAACGCTTACCCCTCCTCACCGCGCGCATTCGAGGGATGGCAGGACTCACGCGACAGCGTGATGGACGATCTGTACGATCTCGTCGGCACCGACCCCAAATACTGACCGAATACGGACTCCCTGTACGCGACACTGTCGCATGCTTTGCGGCATTCTACTCACCCTGTCCCAACGTCTTTTGGCGCGACGACCGTTCTCGAAACTGAACTATGTCTGAGCAGTCGCTTACGACCGAGGACGTACCACTGGCCAACGGAATGCCGATGCTCGGCCTCGGGACGTGGCAGAACGACGAACCAGAAGACTGCGCGCGAGCGGTCGAGACAGCCCTGAACATGGGCTATCGGCACATCGATACCGCACAGATCTACGGCAATGAGGAGTTTGTCGGAGAAGGAATCGAGAACGCCACCGTGCCGCGCGAGGATATCTTCCTCGCTACGAAGGTGTGGATAGACAATCTCTCGTACGACGAGGTGCTCGCGACGACCGAAGAGAGTCTGGAAAAACTCGGCGTCGAATCCGTGGATCTGCTCTATGTCCACTGGCCGGCCCGCGAGTACGACCCCGAAGAGACGTTCCGCGCGTTCAACGAACTGTACGACGAGGGCAAGATAGACCGTATCGGAATTAGTAACTTCGAACCCGAGCAGATCGAAACAGCCGTCAAAAGCGCTGATGTTCCGATATTCGCCAACCAAGTTGAACTTCACCCCCTCCTCCAGCAGGAAGACCTCAGAGCGGCCTGCGAGGAACACGATATCGAAGTCGTCGCCTACTCCCCGCTTGCGCGCGGGACCGTGTTCGAGGTACCCGAACTCGAAGCAATCGCCGAGAAGCACGGAGTGAGCGAGGCGCAGGTGTCGCTAGCGTGGCTTCGTGAGAAGGGTGTCACGGCGATTCCGAAAGCGACGGGTGAAGACCACATCCGTGACAACTGGCAGTCGCTCCGTGTCGAACTCGACGCGGAGGACATCGACCGCATCGACAATATCGAACGCACGGACCGGCGTGTGGATCCCGACTTCGCCCCCTGGTAACTTCCGAGAGTCGTTCGTTCCCCGCTCGTGTCTAACCGCCGTCCGTTGTTTTCCCCATAGAGAAACCGATTAGGTGACGGCGTACTAACAGGCGTATATGGAGTTCAACCTGCCGGTAACTGCTGGAGCGCTCGTCGGCCTC
It contains:
- a CDS encoding nitrous oxide reductase accessory protein NosL gives rise to the protein MCDQRPADDGNTFRRRHFLLASAGVGAASLAGCLGGNEGGGDGGQTTAPTAVTIPEGSTCEVCGMNIRQNPGPITEIFYQDKQPNGHDNPARFDSVWEAYQYEFEKDDAGWTDVAFYVTDYSSVEYRTFEEGGDTFISSNYESSAFVPATEVTYVVDSSVKGAMGRDLVPFSKASDAESFQSEFGGSLATHDEVTPEVIAGIGQ
- a CDS encoding NosD domain-containing protein: MALLTPAETRWVVGVVAVILLLASVSFVLTPVSGEQLQPVNYEDTVDMGGTGVDLRRAEAEGFVLPRSEVFFSGYRYVVGYGGVDTAASELADPSTRRQFGRPLAVYVSDFSTISPTLSEDGFVVPEQGRAVGWTAAESAHFVVGSEARVPSGPAVLPFSKRQDATQFAAANGGDVVDWKTLQSRVGDPLQNRLARFEREETTRRTWANETVATADERLDRPRSVVVGEDAPTVAAAVEAAPANTTVFLPAGTYRVDSVVVNRSVTIAGAGPQTVIRGDGNGTVFHLRADGAAVTDLRITGVGDVGSRGFDRRNETLNWDTTVQLAYGYGDAAIVLDDADRGVVADVTIDTPASGVIVRHSNESVLRNLTVNGADTASEGFMGAILIGARSVVEESTFYDGRDGVYTHRADGSVVRENQFAPGRYGVHEMYTSETLVTDNVVRDAQMGIIVMTRPTNNLIVGNEVRDSEFGIVPAGGDSYYAENVVVGNEYGLQVAGDRNTFAANVVVGNDVGLRATDILPSNWVVRNDVVANARRVASNLGPLRTWTHHGVGNYWGALPLPDADGDGVYDRAYQPSGSVDARLGETPGTTTLAQSPAAATLRRVRDVVSGLRQTGVVDTAARTRPFDPEAVVEAMNATETTNSTVIDAADTSQQTGGASA
- a CDS encoding ABC transporter ATP-binding protein translates to MTNSVKDEYAQNDTAASDGESGSNDERGSDAGHVEATNATTALRANNISRSFGDVSVFSNLSFGVERGEVFSLVGPNGSGKSTLLEVLAGVRPTSTGSVTVSQREDGVREVGYLPQRPSFRDGFTARDTLDFYARFLDGVGDDEVTETLERVGLSGVADRSVGSLSGGMTRLLGLGQAVLGDPAVLVLDEPGSGLDPAMVERLFGIVGELAQSGSAVVVASHELPAIETYADTVAVLDGGEFVARGTPESLLSQAEADTLPDAFLRLVGAEAGSVTVRADATSREATR
- a CDS encoding ABC transporter permease subunit; its protein translation is MNRDSFDYLFVVATRELRTVARTPALLALAAAFTVSIVGVAWAGSGGGGGFVPLTLDLLTFVEVLVPLLAFAFGYRTVVEDRLTGELDVLRTYDVSRIAYVGGVYVGRGVALVATVVLALVLGGALVPLLTADVPTFLAINTAADSALRFVRFVVLAAAFTLVALAATLAVSAAARTVRTAFALAAVLAALFVLGIDTTLLAGLAAGVVPAEGIAGLLALSPNSAFRGLVLSSAVGVVGGAEVTAGSPLWNVIGLLVWWVGSLGIAVWRVWPAVEDVTN
- a CDS encoding FAD-dependent oxidoreductase is translated as MDTTVTVAAVRDVGPETVAIEFESPDGFEADPGQFVKLSAAVEGEEYSRFYTLSSPDVEGTFEVTVGIDPEEAGPFSQFLVDLDTGDTLDVSGPFGQSYYQGESRAVVLAGGPGIGPAVGIGEAAVADGNQVAIIYQTSAPAHEERLDELRDAGASVVITDDEITDAVADVVTDGAEEQVFVYGFSDFVAAAEGAIDAAGGDSDAAKVENFG
- a CDS encoding 2-oxoacid:acceptor oxidoreductase subunit alpha, which codes for MPADFNWAIGGEAGDGIDSTGKIFAQALSRAGRHVFTSKDFASRIRGGYTAYKVRTAVDPVQSVVDRLDVLIALTPRTIEENLDELHEGSVIIYDGERTTMENVEIPEGMIGLDVPLKRLAEEAGGAIMRNVVALGAACEVAEFPIENLDSALEKRFGSKGQQLVDNNKEAARKGQDYVADEYDHEFDYDLETTDEDYVLLNGDEAIGMGAIAAGCKFYAGYPITPATDVMEYLTGRIENFGGHVVQAEDELAAINLALGAARAGARSMTATSGPGIDLMTETFGLVATSETPLVIVDVMRSGPSTGMPTKQEQGDLNMLLYGGHGEIPRFVLAPTTIAECFWKTVEAFNLAEKYQTPVYLTADLAMAVTEQTFSPEMFDMDKVEIDRGKVVDEDTISEWQNEKGQFQPHAITEDGISPRAFPGTDEGAHMSTGLEHDELGRRTEDTDMRIEQVDKRTRKVETAKAEEDWSPREFGNPDADTLVVSWGSNEGAMIEAIDFLEEDGIDVRFLSIPYMFPRYDLTEAFEEADEVIVVECNATGQFADIIEHDTLTRVKRVNKYNGVRFKADELAADIKETLEA
- a CDS encoding 2-oxoacid:ferredoxin oxidoreductase subunit beta; amino-acid sequence: MSSEIRFTDFKSDKQPTWCPGCGDFGTMNGMMKALANTGNDPDNTFVVAGIGCSGKIGTYMHSYALHGVHGRALPVGAGVKLANPDLEVMVAGGDGDGYSIGAGHFVHAVRRNVDMTYVVMDNRIYGLTKGQASPTSREDFETSTTPEGPQQPPVNPMALALAAGATFIAQSFSTDARRHAEIVQKAIEHDGFGFVNVFSPCVTFNDVDTYDYFRDSLVDLAEEDHDPTDYDAAKEVILDADKEFQGVVWQDEASVPYDEKHGVTENMSEIGEGAPEGAMDLVREFY
- a CDS encoding geranylgeranyl reductase family protein; its protein translation is MPAEAYDMVVVGGGTAGAFAAATAASEGLDVVLLERKSEEEAGHIACGDAIKGTSTFPDVIDLDYLKEESFTNQNITRAVFENPRGDDLDVPFRGAGAVVDRKRYGEVILEEADRLGTDMHYDTVVQDVSQDDDGRVTGVRAKRNGDVVEYEADVTIDGAGALSILQDKTDFSGTTFDTNVSYSQFCSAYREVIDVPEPVDYDDAIVFKPTEELGYLWYFPRSPTEINAGLGFQMTEEPMKLVDDLKRDLRNRPEFEGGTVTDKLGAALPTRRPYDSAVAPGFIAAGDSAGHVNPTTGGGIPGAAKSAHWAAKHAVKAISDGDVSEASLWEYNRDVMTDFGKRFAAVDLYNIWGMAHDVDELVEIVSSLPGQQLLDSLSKGSSSMGLGLQLQTLVKTFGHWDALYELYRVRKRAKEITTIYNAYPSSPRAFEGWQDSRDSVMDDLYDLVGTDPKY
- a CDS encoding aldo/keto reductase, with the translated sequence MSEQSLTTEDVPLANGMPMLGLGTWQNDEPEDCARAVETALNMGYRHIDTAQIYGNEEFVGEGIENATVPREDIFLATKVWIDNLSYDEVLATTEESLEKLGVESVDLLYVHWPAREYDPEETFRAFNELYDEGKIDRIGISNFEPEQIETAVKSADVPIFANQVELHPLLQQEDLRAACEEHDIEVVAYSPLARGTVFEVPELEAIAEKHGVSEAQVSLAWLREKGVTAIPKATGEDHIRDNWQSLRVELDAEDIDRIDNIERTDRRVDPDFAPW